One Pseudomonas fluorescens genomic region harbors:
- a CDS encoding ArsR/SmtB family transcription factor, giving the protein MEHAPCISQIATLLADPKRSAMMWALMDGSARQTEELALLAGLSPSSASAHLGRLSAGGLLRIEIRGRKRFFRLAAPEVGAAIEALASATIASAPREIPAALKRTTPMTKATAAPSSLLRARFCDDHLGGTLAADLYQRLLDSGWIEQLEQRVVVTHKGSTQLAKRGVFIQALAHRNVQVACACPDWSERRPHMGGSLGAALLQLFMQSGWLSLPNDSRALQLTATGQREIHRFAKETELEMAL; this is encoded by the coding sequence ATGGAACATGCACCTTGCATCAGCCAGATCGCCACGTTGCTGGCCGACCCCAAGCGCAGCGCGATGATGTGGGCGTTGATGGATGGCTCGGCCCGGCAAACCGAGGAGCTGGCGCTGCTGGCAGGGCTCTCGCCATCGTCGGCCAGCGCGCATCTGGGACGATTGTCCGCTGGCGGTCTGTTGAGGATCGAAATTCGCGGTCGCAAACGCTTCTTTCGCCTCGCCGCTCCCGAGGTCGGCGCCGCGATCGAGGCGCTGGCCAGTGCCACCATCGCCAGCGCCCCCCGGGAAATTCCCGCGGCCCTCAAGCGCACCACGCCGATGACCAAGGCCACAGCCGCGCCGTCGTCGTTGTTGCGTGCGCGTTTCTGTGATGATCATTTGGGCGGCACACTGGCCGCCGACCTGTATCAGCGCCTGCTTGATTCCGGCTGGATCGAGCAGCTCGAACAACGGGTGGTGGTGACTCACAAAGGCTCCACGCAACTGGCCAAGCGCGGCGTGTTTATCCAGGCCCTGGCCCATCGCAACGTGCAAGTTGCGTGCGCCTGTCCGGACTGGAGCGAAAGACGCCCGCACATGGGCGGATCGCTCGGCGCGGCGCTGCTGCAACTGTTCATGCAGTCCGGCTGGCTGTCCCTGCCCAATGATTCGCGTGCACTGCAACTGACGGCCACGGGGCAGCGCGAAATCCATCGTTTTGCCAAAGAAACCGAGCTCGAAATGGCATTGTGA
- a CDS encoding 2-oxoglutarate and iron-dependent oxygenase domain-containing protein, with amino-acid sequence MNQLPIIDISPLYADEEHAWPAVAGQIDQACREWGFFYIKGHPITAQRIDALLDHAQRFFALPAAEKLEIDITQTRHHRGYGAIATEQLDPHKPSDLKETFDMGLHLPADHPDVLANKPLRGPNRHPTQAGWAQLMEQHYLDMQALAQTLLRAMTIALGIDRDFFDSRFVDPVSVLRMIHYPPRHTASSAEQQGAGAHTDYGCITLLYQDSAGGLQVKNVKGQWIDAPPIDGTFVVNLGDMMARWSNDRYRSTPHRVISPLGVDRYSMPFFAEPHPDTRIECLPGCQDAQHPAKYPTTTCAEFLLSRFADTYAYRREQEAV; translated from the coding sequence ATGAATCAGCTTCCCATCATCGACATCAGCCCGCTCTACGCCGACGAAGAACATGCCTGGCCCGCCGTGGCCGGACAAATCGATCAGGCCTGCCGCGAATGGGGCTTCTTCTACATCAAGGGCCATCCGATTACGGCGCAACGCATCGACGCGCTGCTCGATCATGCCCAGCGTTTCTTCGCGCTGCCAGCGGCAGAAAAACTCGAGATCGACATCACCCAGACCCGCCACCACCGCGGCTACGGTGCGATCGCCACCGAACAGCTCGACCCGCACAAGCCAAGCGATCTGAAAGAAACCTTCGACATGGGCCTGCACTTGCCGGCCGATCATCCCGACGTGTTGGCGAACAAGCCGCTGCGCGGGCCGAACCGACATCCGACGCAAGCGGGATGGGCGCAGTTGATGGAGCAGCATTACCTCGACATGCAGGCGCTGGCGCAAACCCTGCTGCGGGCAATGACCATCGCGCTGGGCATCGACCGCGATTTCTTCGACTCCCGTTTTGTCGACCCGGTCAGCGTACTGCGCATGATCCACTACCCGCCCCGTCACACTGCCAGCTCCGCCGAACAGCAAGGCGCCGGCGCGCACACCGATTACGGCTGCATCACCCTGTTGTATCAGGACAGCGCCGGTGGTTTGCAGGTGAAGAATGTAAAAGGACAATGGATCGATGCGCCGCCGATTGATGGCACGTTCGTGGTCAATCTCGGCGACATGATGGCGCGCTGGAGCAACGACCGTTATCGCTCGACGCCGCACCGGGTGATCAGCCCGCTCGGGGTGGATCGCTATTCGATGCCGTTCTTCGCTGAGCCGCACCCGGACACGCGCATCGAATGCCTGCCCGGTTGTCAGGACGCACAGCATCCAGCGAAATATCCGACGACCACTTGCGCCGAATTCCTGCTGTCGCGCTTCGCCGACACCTACGCCTATCGCCGTGAACAAGAGGCGGTTTGA
- a CDS encoding MFS transporter — translation MDTQRFSAAERLERLPGSGYHRVIFIIIALAFFFDSMDLAMMTFLLGSIKAEFGLSSAQAGLLASSSFFGMVLGASLSGMLADRFGRKPVFQWSIVLWGLASYLCSTAQTVETLTLFRILLGIGMGMEFPIAQSMLSELIPAQRRGRYIALMDGFWPLGFVAAGVLSYFLLPLIGWRDIFLVLGVPAVFVLAIRFFIPESPRWLEQAGRDDAADAVLNGIEARVRASLGGVALPEPIRLPRTVTPPGNFFSALKQIWSPQYRQRTTMIWSLWFFALLGFYGLTSWLSALLQQSGFAVTQSVYYTVLISLGGIPGFLMAAWLVERWGRKPVCIVTLLGGGVMAFLYGQSAVFGGNVALLISTGLLMQFFLFGMWAVLYTYTPELYPTSARATGSGFASAIGRVGSLLGPLVTGLVFPITGQGGVFALGAACFAIAAGVVWLFGMETRGKTLEELTEAS, via the coding sequence ATGGACACTCAACGGTTTAGCGCGGCAGAAAGGCTGGAGCGGCTGCCCGGCAGCGGTTATCACCGGGTAATTTTCATCATCATTGCCCTGGCGTTTTTCTTCGACTCGATGGATCTGGCGATGATGACGTTCCTGCTGGGCTCGATCAAAGCCGAATTCGGCTTGAGCAGCGCCCAGGCCGGGCTGCTGGCCAGTTCGAGTTTTTTCGGCATGGTTTTGGGCGCATCGCTGTCGGGGATGCTCGCCGATCGCTTTGGACGTAAACCGGTGTTTCAGTGGAGCATCGTGCTGTGGGGCTTGGCCAGTTACCTGTGTTCAACGGCGCAGACGGTGGAGACGCTGACGCTGTTCCGGATTCTGCTCGGGATCGGCATGGGCATGGAGTTTCCGATTGCGCAGTCGATGCTTTCGGAGCTGATTCCGGCGCAACGGCGCGGGCGCTACATTGCCTTGATGGACGGTTTCTGGCCGTTGGGGTTTGTCGCCGCAGGCGTACTGTCGTATTTCCTCCTGCCGCTGATTGGCTGGCGCGACATCTTCCTGGTTCTCGGAGTGCCGGCGGTGTTTGTGCTGGCGATCCGTTTTTTCATACCCGAGTCACCGCGCTGGCTCGAACAGGCCGGGCGCGATGACGCTGCAGACGCCGTGCTCAATGGAATCGAAGCACGAGTGCGCGCCTCGCTGGGCGGCGTGGCGCTGCCGGAACCGATTCGCTTGCCGCGCACGGTCACGCCACCGGGCAACTTCTTTTCGGCGCTAAAGCAGATCTGGTCGCCGCAATATCGCCAGCGCACAACGATGATCTGGAGTCTGTGGTTCTTCGCGCTGCTCGGCTTCTACGGGCTGACCTCATGGCTGAGTGCGCTATTGCAGCAGTCGGGTTTCGCCGTGACGCAGTCGGTGTATTACACGGTGCTGATTTCCCTCGGTGGCATTCCCGGCTTTTTGATGGCCGCGTGGCTGGTCGAGCGCTGGGGGCGTAAGCCGGTGTGCATCGTCACGTTGCTGGGCGGCGGGGTGATGGCGTTTCTTTATGGGCAGAGCGCGGTGTTCGGCGGCAATGTCGCATTGCTGATCAGCACGGGACTGTTGATGCAGTTCTTCCTGTTCGGCATGTGGGCGGTGCTTTATACCTACACGCCAGAGCTGTATCCGACATCGGCACGGGCAACGGGCTCGGGCTTTGCCTCGGCGATTGGCCGCGTCGGTTCATTGCTCGGGCCATTGGTGACCGGGCTGGTGTTCCCGATAACCGGGCAGGGCGGAGTGTTCGCGCTGGGCGCGGCATGCTTTGCGATAGCGGCGGGGGTGGTGTGGCTGTTCGGGATGGAAACGCGGGGCAAAACCCTCGAGGAATTGACTGAGGCTAGCTGA
- a CDS encoding adenosine deaminase, whose product MYDWLNALPKAELHLHLEGSLEPELLFALAERNKIVLPWNDVETLRKAYAFNNLQEFLDLYYQGADVLRTSQDFYDLTWAYLLRCKAQNVIHTEPFFDPQTHTDRGIPFEVVLNGIAAALKDGETQLGITSGLILSFLRHLSEEEAEKTLDQALPFRDAFVAVGLDSSEMGHPPSKFQRVFDRARDEGFLTVAHAGEEGPPEYIWEAIDLLKIQRIDHGVRAIEDERLMQRIIDEQIPLTVCPLSNTKLCVFDHMSQHNILDMLERGVKVTVNSDDPAYFGGYVTENFHALHEHLGMTQDQAKRLAQNSLDARLVKP is encoded by the coding sequence ATGTACGACTGGCTCAACGCCTTGCCCAAAGCCGAACTGCACCTGCATCTGGAAGGCTCGCTGGAGCCTGAACTGCTGTTCGCGCTGGCCGAACGCAACAAGATCGTTCTGCCGTGGAACGATGTGGAAACACTGCGCAAGGCTTACGCCTTCAACAATCTGCAGGAATTTCTCGACCTGTATTACCAGGGCGCCGATGTGCTGCGCACCTCGCAGGATTTCTACGACCTGACCTGGGCCTACCTGCTGCGCTGCAAAGCACAGAACGTGATTCACACCGAACCGTTCTTCGACCCGCAGACCCACACCGACCGAGGCATCCCGTTCGAAGTGGTGCTCAACGGCATCGCCGCGGCATTGAAGGATGGCGAGACGCAGTTGGGCATCACGAGTGGTTTGATCCTGAGTTTTCTGCGTCATTTGAGCGAAGAGGAAGCCGAGAAAACCCTCGATCAGGCGCTGCCGTTCCGCGATGCGTTTGTCGCCGTTGGCCTCGACAGTTCCGAGATGGGCCATCCGCCAAGCAAGTTTCAGCGCGTGTTTGACCGTGCTCGCGACGAAGGCTTCCTCACCGTGGCCCACGCTGGCGAAGAAGGCCCGCCGGAGTACATTTGGGAAGCCATTGACCTGCTGAAGATTCAGCGCATCGACCATGGCGTGCGCGCCATCGAAGACGAGCGTCTGATGCAGCGGATCATCGACGAACAGATCCCGCTGACCGTGTGCCCGCTGTCGAACACCAAGCTCTGCGTGTTCGATCACATGTCGCAGCACAACATTCTCGACATGCTCGAGCGCGGCGTGAAGGTCACGGTGAACTCCGATGACCCGGCGTACTTTGGTGGTTATGTGACCGAGAACTTCCATGCACTGCATGAACACTTGGGCATGACTCAGGATCAGGCCAAGCGCCTGGCGCAAAACAGCCTTGATGCACGCTTGGTAAAACCGTAA
- a CDS encoding LysR family transcriptional regulator: MLRFDDLQLFVRAADLGSLSAAARVMDMSAAVASAALKRIEQQLGARLLARSTRSLRLTAEGEGFLQYARAALSSLDEGRRLLASGQDQVSGILQLSAPSDFGRNLLLPWLNEFQREHPGLTVRLLLGDRIADLFRQPVDIALRYGEPEDSSLVALPVAPDNRRVLCASPAYIARHGAPRHLEQLAQHNCLLYMLGSRVHDHWRFHDGKREIGLTVSGDRFSDDADVVRLWAVAGAGIAYKSWLDVAADVLAGRLQVLLPELLCERAPLNLLCAHRAQLSKPVNLLREMLASRCAEVSSQFPGFLKVDH, from the coding sequence ATGCTGCGTTTCGATGACTTGCAGTTGTTTGTCCGTGCGGCGGATCTGGGCAGTCTGTCAGCGGCCGCACGGGTTATGGATATGTCCGCAGCCGTAGCCAGTGCGGCATTGAAGCGCATCGAACAACAACTCGGTGCGCGCTTGCTCGCTCGTTCGACGCGCAGCCTGCGCCTGACCGCCGAGGGTGAAGGGTTTCTGCAATATGCGCGCGCGGCGCTTAGCAGTCTCGATGAAGGGCGGCGCTTGCTGGCCAGTGGGCAGGATCAGGTCAGTGGCATTCTGCAGTTGTCGGCGCCTTCGGATTTCGGGCGCAATCTGTTGCTGCCCTGGCTCAATGAGTTTCAGCGCGAGCATCCCGGGCTGACCGTGCGCTTGCTACTGGGCGATCGCATCGCCGACCTGTTCCGCCAACCGGTGGACATCGCCTTGCGTTACGGCGAGCCGGAGGATTCAAGCCTGGTGGCCTTGCCTGTTGCGCCGGACAATCGCCGGGTTCTCTGCGCATCGCCGGCGTACATCGCGCGACATGGCGCACCGCGTCATCTCGAACAACTGGCGCAGCACAACTGCCTTTTATACATGCTCGGCAGTCGAGTGCATGACCACTGGCGGTTTCATGATGGCAAACGGGAGATCGGTCTGACGGTCAGTGGCGACCGTTTCAGTGACGACGCCGATGTCGTGCGCCTGTGGGCAGTGGCGGGCGCGGGGATTGCCTATAAGTCCTGGCTTGATGTGGCCGCCGATGTTCTCGCCGGGCGCCTTCAGGTTCTGTTGCCTGAGCTGCTCTGCGAGCGCGCTCCGCTGAATTTGTTGTGCGCCCATCGCGCACAATTGAGTAAGCCAGTGAACCTGTTAAGGGAAATGCTCGCCAGCCGATGCGCCGAAGTGAGTAGTCAATTTCCCGGTTTTCTGAAAGTTGATCATTAG